One genomic segment of Pelagerythrobacter marensis includes these proteins:
- a CDS encoding YbaB/EbfC family nucleoid-associated protein, translating to MQSMEEMIQAAQKAAEQIQNQMGEMQAKLDAIEVEGVAGGGLVKVRASAKGRILRVEIDESLMKPEEKQMVEDLVTAAFNDARDKADRISEEEMKKMQGGMGLPPGFNLPGMG from the coding sequence ATGCAATCGATGGAAGAGATGATCCAGGCCGCGCAGAAGGCGGCCGAGCAGATTCAGAACCAGATGGGCGAAATGCAGGCCAAGCTCGACGCGATCGAGGTCGAAGGCGTGGCGGGCGGCGGTCTGGTAAAGGTCCGCGCCAGCGCCAAGGGCCGCATCCTGCGCGTCGAGATCGACGAAAGCCTGATGAAGCCCGAAGAAAAGCAGATGGTCGAAGACCTTGTCACCGCCGCCTTCAACGACGCGCGCGACAAGGCGGACCGGATTTCCGAAGAGGAAATGAAGAAGATGCAGGGCGGTATGGGTCTGCCCCCCGGCTTCAACCTGCCGGGCATGGGGTGA
- a CDS encoding class II aldolase/adducin family protein, whose product MNDNAAGSDADVRAQVSDEEWAVRVDLAAAYRLVALYGWDDLIFTHLSARVPGPEHHFLINPYDMMFEEITASSLVKIDVEGQPVIPTSHPVNPAGFTIHSALHMNCEDAHAVMHLHTPAGQAVSAMADGLMEHTQTGMIARSDIAYHEYEGIATDLEERERLVEDMGDRHAMILRNHGTLAIGSTVGECFLRLYFLERACDAQVKMLSAGRDGLHNPPQGTPEKVRDQTPPAGIGMVANALAWPALLRKLDRIDPGFRE is encoded by the coding sequence ATGAACGACAACGCGGCCGGATCGGACGCAGACGTTCGTGCGCAGGTTTCGGACGAGGAATGGGCAGTGCGGGTCGATCTCGCCGCGGCCTATCGCCTCGTCGCGCTTTATGGCTGGGACGACCTGATCTTCACCCACCTTTCCGCCCGCGTGCCGGGGCCGGAACACCATTTCCTGATCAATCCCTACGACATGATGTTCGAGGAGATCACCGCCTCCAGCCTGGTGAAGATCGATGTCGAGGGGCAGCCGGTCATCCCCACCAGCCATCCGGTCAACCCCGCCGGTTTCACGATCCATTCGGCGCTGCACATGAATTGCGAGGATGCCCATGCGGTGATGCACCTGCATACGCCCGCCGGGCAGGCGGTCAGCGCAATGGCCGATGGGCTGATGGAGCATACCCAGACCGGGATGATCGCGCGCAGCGACATCGCCTATCACGAGTACGAAGGAATCGCGACCGATCTGGAAGAGCGTGAACGCCTGGTCGAGGACATGGGTGACAGGCATGCGATGATCCTGCGCAACCACGGCACCCTGGCGATCGGCAGCACGGTGGGCGAATGCTTCCTGCGCCTCTATTTCCTGGAGCGTGCCTGCGATGCCCAGGTGAAGATGCTTTCCGCCGGGCGCGACGGGTTGCACAACCCGCCCCAGGGCACGCCGGAAAAAGTGCGCGACCAGACCCCGCCCGCCGGCATCGGCATGGTCGCCAACGCACTCGCCTGGCCGGCCCTGCTGCGCAAGCTCGACCGGATCGACCCGGGTTTTCGGGAGTAG
- the lon gene encoding endopeptidase La has translation MNQQYPLLPLRDIVVFPGMVVPLFVGRDKSVAALEAAMEASGEDGSKDIFLLSQLDPGCDDPGEDDLYDIGTVAQVLQLLKLPDGTVRVLVEGTSRARLEDMKPNGDFIVAEVSAREPGTASGSEVVATMRQVIEQFEEYAKLNKKLGEGAGDELGEIDDAGQLADTVAAAIGAKVADKQALLTELDPLKRLEMVMSFMEGELSVLQVERKIRGRVKRQMEKTQREYYLNEQLKAIQSELGGEGEDGDEIAELQAKIESLELSKEAKAKAESELKKLKTMQPMSAEATVIRNYLDVLLGLPWGQPSELKKDIGEAQAILDEDHYALEKVKDRIIEYLAVQARTDKLKGPILCLVGPPGVGKTSLGKSIARATGREFIRQSLGGVRDEAEIRGHRRTYIGSLPGKIVTNLKKAGASNPLFLLDEIDKLGQDFRGDPASALLEVLDPEQNSKFQDHYLELDIDLSDIMFVTTANSLNLPQPLLDRMEIIRLEGYTEDEKVEIAQRHLIAKQIEAHGLKEGEFELTEDGLRALIRHYTREAGVRTLEREIARLARKSLRQILEKKTESVRITPENLGDFAGVRKFKHGMSEEEPQVGAVTGLAWTEVGGELLTIESVTTPAVGGGRGEIKTTGKLGEVMNESVAAAFSFVKARAPAYGIKPSIFQRKNIHIHLPEGAVPKDGPSAGIGMVTSIVSTLTGITVRPDVAMTGEVTLRGRVLPIGGLKEKLLAALRGGIKTVLIPEENVKDLAEIPANVKDGLEIVPVSHVDQVLEKALVSEPTPIEWTEADDLASQPGHPGQTLGDQAPTAH, from the coding sequence ATGAACCAGCAATACCCCCTTCTTCCCCTGCGCGACATTGTCGTGTTCCCCGGCATGGTCGTTCCCCTGTTCGTGGGGCGCGACAAGTCTGTCGCCGCGCTGGAGGCGGCGATGGAAGCGAGTGGCGAAGATGGCAGCAAGGACATCTTCCTGCTCTCGCAGCTCGATCCGGGGTGCGACGATCCGGGCGAAGACGATCTTTACGACATCGGCACGGTCGCGCAGGTCCTGCAACTGCTCAAGCTGCCCGACGGCACCGTTCGCGTGCTGGTCGAAGGCACGTCGCGTGCCCGGCTTGAAGATATGAAGCCCAACGGCGATTTCATCGTTGCCGAGGTTTCGGCGCGCGAACCCGGCACGGCATCGGGCAGCGAAGTCGTCGCCACGATGCGGCAGGTGATCGAGCAGTTCGAAGAATATGCCAAGCTGAACAAGAAGTTGGGCGAGGGCGCAGGCGACGAACTGGGCGAGATCGACGATGCCGGCCAGCTTGCCGATACCGTCGCCGCCGCGATCGGCGCGAAGGTGGCTGACAAGCAGGCGCTGCTGACCGAGCTCGATCCGCTCAAGCGGCTCGAAATGGTCATGTCGTTCATGGAAGGCGAACTGTCGGTTCTGCAGGTGGAGCGCAAGATCCGCGGCCGCGTGAAGCGGCAGATGGAGAAGACCCAGCGCGAATACTACCTCAACGAACAGCTCAAGGCGATCCAGAGCGAGCTGGGCGGCGAGGGCGAGGATGGCGACGAGATCGCGGAACTGCAGGCCAAGATCGAAAGCCTGGAGCTGTCGAAAGAAGCCAAGGCCAAGGCAGAGAGCGAGCTGAAGAAGCTCAAGACCATGCAGCCGATGAGCGCCGAGGCGACCGTCATCCGCAATTACCTCGATGTCCTGCTGGGCCTGCCGTGGGGCCAGCCTTCGGAATTGAAGAAGGATATCGGCGAGGCGCAGGCGATCCTGGACGAGGATCACTATGCGCTGGAAAAGGTGAAGGACCGCATCATCGAATACCTCGCGGTTCAGGCGCGCACCGACAAGCTGAAGGGGCCGATCCTGTGCCTCGTCGGCCCGCCCGGCGTGGGCAAGACCTCGCTCGGCAAGTCGATCGCGCGCGCCACCGGCCGCGAGTTCATTCGGCAGAGCCTGGGCGGCGTGCGCGACGAGGCGGAAATCCGCGGCCACCGGCGGACCTATATCGGCTCGCTACCGGGCAAGATCGTCACCAACCTGAAGAAGGCGGGAGCCAGCAATCCGCTGTTCCTGCTCGACGAAATCGACAAGCTGGGGCAGGATTTCCGCGGCGATCCCGCTTCGGCCCTGCTCGAAGTGCTCGACCCCGAACAGAACAGCAAGTTCCAGGATCACTATCTGGAACTGGATATCGACCTGTCGGACATCATGTTCGTGACCACCGCGAACAGCCTCAACCTGCCGCAGCCGCTGCTGGACCGGATGGAGATCATCCGGCTGGAAGGCTATACCGAAGACGAGAAAGTCGAAATCGCGCAGCGACACCTGATCGCCAAGCAGATCGAGGCGCACGGGCTGAAGGAAGGCGAGTTCGAGCTGACCGAGGATGGCCTGCGCGCGCTGATCCGGCACTATACGCGCGAAGCGGGCGTGCGCACGCTGGAGCGCGAGATCGCACGGCTGGCGCGCAAATCGCTGCGCCAGATCCTTGAGAAGAAGACCGAAAGCGTGCGGATTACGCCCGAGAATCTCGGCGATTTCGCCGGGGTGCGCAAGTTCAAGCACGGCATGTCGGAAGAAGAACCGCAGGTCGGCGCCGTAACCGGCCTGGCCTGGACGGAAGTGGGCGGCGAGCTGCTGACGATCGAAAGCGTCACCACGCCGGCTGTCGGCGGAGGCCGCGGGGAGATCAAGACCACCGGCAAGCTGGGCGAGGTGATGAACGAATCCGTCGCCGCGGCGTTCAGCTTCGTGAAGGCCCGGGCACCCGCCTACGGGATCAAGCCGAGCATCTTCCAGCGCAAGAACATCCACATCCACTTGCCCGAAGGCGCGGTGCCCAAGGATGGGCCGAGCGCGGGCATCGGCATGGTCACGTCCATCGTTTCGACGCTGACGGGCATTACCGTGCGCCCCGATGTGGCAATGACCGGCGAAGTCACGCTGCGCGGCCGTGTGCTGCCGATCGGCGGGTTGAAAGAGAAGCTGCTGGCGGCGCTGCGCGGCGGGATCAAGACCGTGCTGATCCCGGAAGAAAATGTGAAGGACCTCGCTGAAATTCCGGCGAACGTGAAGGATGGGCTGGAGATCGTGCCTGTCAGTCATGTCGATCAGGTGCTTGAAAAGGCGCTGGTTTCAGAGCCGACTCCAATCGAATGGACCGAAGCTGACGATCTTGCCAGCCAGCCGGGCCATCCCGGTCAGACGCTTGGCGATCAGGCGCCTACTGCGCACTGA
- a CDS encoding HU family DNA-binding protein yields the protein MNKNDLISAVADSSGLSKSDSANAVEGVFDAITKSLSKGDEVRLVGFGTFSVARRKASTGRNPRTGEPMTIKASNQPKFKAGKGLKDSVN from the coding sequence ATGAACAAGAACGATCTGATCAGCGCCGTCGCGGATTCCAGCGGTCTTTCGAAGAGCGATAGTGCCAACGCGGTCGAAGGCGTTTTCGACGCCATCACGAAGTCCCTGTCGAAGGGCGACGAAGTGCGACTGGTCGGGTTCGGGACGTTTTCCGTGGCGCGGCGCAAGGCCTCGACCGGCCGCAACCCCCGCACCGGCGAACCGATGACGATCAAGGCTTCCAACCAGCCGAAGTTCAAGGCGGGCAAGGGCCTGAAAGACAGCGTGAACTGA
- the rlmB gene encoding 23S rRNA (guanosine(2251)-2'-O)-methyltransferase RlmB: MQGGRGSGRASTGQVRLWGRHAVEAALKNPDRSHRKLWATREGIDSLDGELPPGFPVEYADVQDLARLVARDAPHQGLVLECAPLEDLLLEDVFAQNGTGPLVFLDQVTDPHNVGAILRSAAAFDARAIVTQDRHAPPESGVVAKSASGALETIPWVRVVNLARALESAAEAGYWRIGLAGEAEATLAEALPAGPVAIVLGAEGEGMRQNIVAHCDALARLPISRNMESLNVSNAAAIALYALASR; this comes from the coding sequence ATGCAGGGCGGACGTGGCAGCGGGCGGGCAAGCACCGGGCAAGTGCGGCTATGGGGCCGCCACGCGGTCGAAGCGGCGCTGAAGAATCCCGACCGCAGCCATCGCAAGCTCTGGGCCACGCGAGAAGGGATCGATTCGCTGGATGGCGAGCTGCCGCCTGGCTTCCCGGTCGAATATGCGGACGTGCAGGATCTGGCGCGTCTGGTCGCGCGCGATGCGCCGCACCAGGGCCTGGTTCTCGAATGCGCCCCGCTGGAGGATCTTCTGCTGGAAGATGTCTTCGCCCAGAACGGCACCGGCCCACTGGTCTTTCTCGATCAGGTCACCGATCCACACAACGTGGGTGCCATTCTGCGTTCAGCCGCTGCGTTCGATGCGCGGGCCATTGTCACGCAGGATCGCCATGCTCCGCCCGAATCGGGTGTTGTCGCCAAGTCGGCTTCTGGGGCACTGGAAACGATCCCCTGGGTCCGCGTGGTGAACCTCGCCCGCGCCCTCGAAAGCGCGGCCGAGGCCGGGTACTGGCGTATCGGGCTGGCCGGCGAGGCGGAAGCTACGCTGGCGGAGGCATTGCCCGCGGGGCCAGTCGCGATCGTCCTCGGGGCGGAGGGCGAAGGTATGCGGCAGAATATCGTTGCGCATTGCGACGCACTGGCCCGGCTGCCCATAAGCCGGAACATGGAAAGTCTGAACGTGTCGAACGCAGCCGCGATCGCGCTCTATGCGCTCGCATCGCGCTAG
- a CDS encoding helix-turn-helix transcriptional regulator, with protein sequence MLPVGGAMKGASVGQGSAWNMADFLLELYHDAAEYTPSELRIRVLRRLQEVVPFDFAVWGGGQAEGRLVNDLSVLDQSHAILGEWEAVAHQDGFCDLTLDKLGTTARFDDVLDYRDSLAYNEHWRRFDASHMMATIVAERSDGYVSFVGLCADDRPRVFSDAERSLKQMLMPHFSQALRISRDLGQARGDMPSEAVGLVTPDGAVLSVEGPFFELAMQEWGARIARLPSDVIHALHRAGQWSGVTAQAKMVPFGRNYFVHLIATSVLERLSPREREVAELFGAGLTHKAVARRLGSSPSTVRNQLASVYEKLGVSNKAELASLVGGGNL encoded by the coding sequence ATGCTGCCAGTCGGGGGTGCGATGAAGGGGGCAAGTGTGGGGCAAGGGTCTGCCTGGAACATGGCGGACTTCCTGCTGGAACTGTATCATGACGCCGCTGAATATACGCCAAGCGAGCTGAGAATTCGCGTTCTCAGGAGATTGCAGGAAGTCGTGCCGTTCGACTTTGCAGTATGGGGAGGGGGGCAGGCCGAGGGGCGGCTGGTCAACGACCTTTCCGTCCTGGATCAGAGCCATGCCATCCTGGGCGAATGGGAAGCGGTCGCGCATCAGGACGGTTTCTGCGACCTTACGCTCGACAAGCTGGGGACGACGGCGCGCTTCGACGATGTGCTCGATTATCGCGACAGCCTGGCTTACAACGAGCATTGGCGCAGGTTTGATGCTTCGCACATGATGGCCACCATCGTGGCCGAGCGGTCCGATGGCTATGTCAGTTTCGTCGGGCTCTGCGCCGACGATCGACCGCGCGTGTTCTCGGATGCAGAGCGCAGTCTCAAGCAGATGTTGATGCCGCACTTTTCCCAGGCCCTGCGCATCAGCCGCGATCTGGGGCAGGCGCGGGGCGACATGCCGAGCGAGGCCGTCGGCCTTGTCACCCCCGACGGCGCGGTCCTTTCTGTCGAAGGCCCCTTCTTCGAACTGGCGATGCAGGAATGGGGCGCACGGATTGCCCGGCTGCCATCCGACGTCATCCATGCACTGCACCGGGCGGGGCAGTGGAGCGGGGTGACAGCACAGGCGAAGATGGTGCCTTTCGGGCGAAACTATTTCGTTCACCTGATCGCGACGTCCGTGCTGGAGCGTCTTTCCCCGCGAGAGCGGGAGGTCGCCGAACTGTTCGGAGCGGGGCTGACACACAAGGCCGTCGCGCGCCGCCTGGGATCATCGCCCTCCACCGTGCGCAACCAGCTTGCGAGCGTGTACGAGAAGCTTGGCGTTTCGAACAAGGCGGAGCTCGCATCGCTGGTCGGTGGCGGAAATCTCTGA
- a CDS encoding Yip1 family protein codes for MTKTNAGDDGVIPPATGVADGGASGAEAWATAEGGARLAERVKNILTKPGAEWARIDAEPEGVAAVFVRYVMPLAAIPAVAAMIGSLLFGISVLGMTYRPGFGAAIGSAVLQYGLTLAGVFIFAWVVNFLAPKFGGTANWGKAFKTVAYSATAAWVVGIFNLIPALAFVTILGLYSLYLLYSGLPVLMKVPREKALAFTAVLVAAMVAVGLVLGALGSIVRPVHDTSIPTDAGLGGLIEMLEDQEGTAGAGVVAQIEGAANEDQAEAVLQNPVASTSGAMSAEGLAGLLPKTLAGLPLAEIEHASLGAGLGSSAEASYGSGDVTARLDLVDVAPMGGISAVTASLNVQRNRQTATGYERLGKVNGRMTGEKWDSATQRSEYNVLVADRVMVSAEGRGVHIDDLKNAVENLDLDAIEAAIERQ; via the coding sequence ATGACGAAAACGAATGCCGGAGACGACGGTGTGATCCCACCGGCAACGGGTGTGGCGGATGGCGGGGCCAGTGGAGCCGAGGCCTGGGCCACCGCCGAAGGCGGCGCGCGTTTGGCGGAGCGGGTCAAGAACATCCTCACCAAACCCGGCGCAGAGTGGGCGCGGATCGACGCCGAACCGGAGGGCGTCGCTGCGGTCTTCGTTCGGTATGTCATGCCGCTTGCGGCCATTCCGGCCGTTGCGGCAATGATTGGCTCCCTCCTGTTCGGCATTTCCGTGCTTGGAATGACCTATCGCCCCGGTTTCGGCGCCGCCATCGGCTCGGCCGTGCTGCAGTATGGCCTGACGCTGGCCGGCGTGTTTATCTTCGCCTGGGTGGTCAATTTTCTGGCGCCGAAGTTTGGCGGCACGGCCAATTGGGGCAAGGCCTTCAAGACCGTTGCCTATTCTGCGACTGCGGCGTGGGTGGTCGGGATCTTCAATCTGATCCCCGCGCTGGCGTTCGTGACCATCCTGGGGCTTTACAGCCTCTACCTGCTGTACAGCGGTCTGCCGGTTCTCATGAAAGTGCCGCGCGAAAAGGCGCTGGCATTCACCGCAGTGCTCGTCGCGGCAATGGTCGCGGTCGGGCTGGTGCTCGGCGCGCTCGGCAGCATCGTGCGACCCGTACATGACACTTCCATCCCCACCGATGCCGGTCTTGGCGGGCTCATCGAAATGCTGGAAGACCAGGAAGGTACGGCGGGTGCCGGCGTCGTCGCGCAAATCGAAGGCGCGGCTAACGAGGATCAGGCCGAGGCCGTCCTGCAGAACCCGGTAGCCTCGACCTCCGGAGCGATGTCCGCCGAAGGGCTGGCCGGGCTCCTGCCGAAAACCCTCGCTGGTCTGCCCCTGGCCGAAATCGAGCATGCCTCGCTGGGCGCAGGCCTCGGATCGTCGGCCGAAGCCAGTTACGGCAGCGGCGACGTCACTGCCCGGCTCGATCTGGTGGATGTGGCGCCGATGGGCGGGATCTCCGCAGTAACGGCCAGCCTCAATGTCCAGCGAAATCGGCAGACCGCCACCGGCTACGAACGCCTGGGCAAAGTCAACGGCCGGATGACCGGCGAGAAGTGGGACAGCGCGACGCAGCGCAGCGAATACAACGTGCTGGTGGCCGACCGGGTCATGGTGTCCGCCGAAGGCCGCGGCGTCCACATCGACGATCTCAAGAACGCGGTCGAAAATCTCGATCTGGACGCGATCGAAGCCGCCATTGAACGGCAATAG
- a CDS encoding Ig-like domain-containing protein has protein sequence MLGLNRNGFATFMLVCGVLLHLLVFSPAADAQARDPNAPYRDSYDVSYGDRLVGSWSGTVQGSSVSQADGQMEGQAIFVRRGYRNRDYFGIVLHDHRHRTGDTFSEIHIGTIPCGPGRRQIDAIHGLDAANARASFATVSFENRLAATGRSDAQVFPVYGAEAKNPAAIVTEWSEDKFTLRLSGTFISVVAPVAGQTFDYERQREGRLEELRLDATFTLERTPATEDLFNLTLCEEKEFLQVVETMPEGGRENVVLEGADFFIEFDAPIETATLDETTVFMTTRNPGGGPIFVAADLSLVASNRIRVRPTEPLLGGTVYDIEVMSGDDGIRGLEEEKLADDFRFSFSTYVEPEDLRLEIHQVSRDAPLVKDKPAAGRIFVEWEQRDDVHYAWQVLNYPVLAEITDFEDNPVFPEITERVRRPDLISDEERRRGEHSLDLFDWKPTLGSLPSRFTAKVTPANPYPETAELEPETADLTMQYAAESSDLLLFDYYLAEHAEWAQEADDRARHYALLAAQQQQTYLNQFLPVARVVGRYQGTYNIAQAVCELPDAFDKFFCDQDAKSLSALLRLFNEHIAAHSVAHVIVSYHPPSLGGSGRTSAQFKQPAGLIAWPGERLDPNPSESDMALTLDPASPSRSMIVMSSGPLPNGVIPGFVTAPLIEHEFGHVFALPHAPYVDGGGHRAEVCDTYRETKASGIDGMRIALDGTTGWQKSSRYGNAQSRDSMRNLMFPCAYDHRNEYWIDGDQYDWLVKRMPAILRKAAAHTGSLSALDGDLFLYGGASAADISNSVLFDDSADRDRRWIMISGLSDGTKAQFLPATGVPGPRDPLSGAGPYELRVEGADGALLARAPVGPLSSEETVWPFAATLALSGEPARIVLLNGTQILAEMRASGELVSPTVTSHAPGSTYAAGDMLEWTAGSSPADATTYTVRYSPDGRVWSTLAHFLFETHYTPDPRTLTPGPRSAFAIIAHDGVSERRTILPLQLSIPLEPLTSWPSRLDMPVSESPAGAAFNVQIDPATLNAVRLETSGADVAANVSLSPSGTILSIKPRSPIAGRTYTAVVGTELRAVDGRDLQEELRLEFVVDAVAEREEPSPWTPDRPALGAGGAVTGRPDRQPARQPDPSREITVTAEGEITLEVGGSPTVPATITRCDFDGGGGLTGLGVVFETNPGSRLEIRMQRAGGSIAATLSRSDGYDVSNQGSPAEGWSMDLAEDGQLAARGKVGAGEDAAGFRLAGECPQQP, from the coding sequence ATGCTGGGGCTAAACAGGAACGGGTTCGCAACCTTCATGCTGGTATGCGGGGTTCTGCTTCACCTGCTCGTGTTTAGCCCAGCAGCGGATGCCCAGGCGCGCGATCCCAATGCACCGTACCGCGACAGCTACGATGTGAGTTACGGTGACCGGCTGGTCGGTTCCTGGTCGGGAACGGTGCAGGGAAGTTCGGTCTCCCAGGCAGATGGCCAGATGGAAGGGCAGGCCATCTTCGTTCGTCGCGGCTATCGCAATCGGGACTACTTCGGGATTGTTCTGCATGATCATCGGCATCGGACCGGCGATACATTTTCCGAAATCCATATCGGGACCATTCCCTGCGGCCCCGGGCGACGCCAGATCGATGCAATCCACGGGCTGGATGCCGCGAACGCCCGCGCGAGCTTCGCCACCGTATCGTTCGAAAACCGACTGGCCGCGACGGGCCGTTCCGATGCTCAGGTGTTTCCCGTATATGGAGCGGAAGCGAAGAACCCGGCTGCGATTGTCACGGAATGGAGTGAGGACAAGTTCACGCTTCGCCTCTCAGGCACGTTCATTTCGGTCGTAGCGCCCGTTGCGGGCCAGACGTTCGATTACGAGCGGCAGCGGGAAGGAAGGCTCGAAGAACTCCGGCTGGACGCGACTTTCACCCTCGAACGGACCCCCGCGACAGAGGACCTTTTCAATCTCACGCTGTGTGAGGAGAAGGAGTTTCTGCAAGTCGTCGAGACAATGCCCGAAGGCGGCCGCGAGAACGTGGTTCTCGAAGGCGCGGACTTCTTCATCGAGTTTGATGCCCCCATTGAAACGGCGACACTGGACGAGACCACCGTGTTCATGACCACTCGCAATCCCGGCGGGGGGCCGATTTTCGTCGCCGCGGACCTGTCCCTTGTCGCATCAAACCGTATCCGCGTCAGGCCCACGGAGCCGCTTCTGGGCGGAACGGTTTACGACATCGAAGTCATGTCAGGGGACGACGGGATTCGCGGCCTGGAAGAGGAGAAGCTTGCTGATGATTTCCGATTCTCGTTCTCCACCTATGTTGAACCGGAGGACCTGCGGCTCGAAATCCATCAGGTTTCCCGTGATGCGCCGCTGGTCAAGGACAAGCCGGCTGCCGGAAGAATTTTTGTAGAGTGGGAGCAACGGGACGATGTCCATTACGCCTGGCAAGTGCTGAACTATCCCGTCCTGGCCGAGATCACCGATTTCGAAGATAATCCCGTCTTTCCAGAGATTACCGAGCGCGTTCGGCGCCCGGACCTGATTTCGGATGAGGAACGCCGTCGGGGGGAGCACAGTCTGGATCTGTTCGACTGGAAGCCGACACTCGGTTCGCTGCCGTCGCGCTTTACCGCCAAGGTCACGCCGGCAAACCCATATCCCGAGACCGCCGAGCTGGAACCTGAGACAGCGGATCTCACCATGCAGTATGCGGCTGAGAGCAGCGACCTGCTGTTGTTCGACTATTACCTCGCCGAGCATGCCGAGTGGGCGCAGGAAGCCGACGATCGCGCGCGGCACTATGCCCTGCTGGCCGCGCAGCAGCAGCAGACCTACCTGAACCAGTTCCTCCCCGTTGCCCGCGTCGTCGGCCGGTACCAGGGCACCTACAACATCGCGCAGGCAGTCTGCGAGCTGCCTGATGCGTTCGACAAGTTCTTCTGCGACCAGGACGCCAAAAGCCTCTCGGCGCTCTTGCGACTGTTTAACGAACATATCGCGGCGCACTCGGTCGCGCACGTGATCGTTTCCTACCATCCGCCCAGCTTGGGCGGATCGGGGCGAACTTCCGCGCAGTTCAAACAGCCGGCCGGGCTGATCGCGTGGCCGGGCGAGAGACTCGACCCAAATCCGTCCGAATCCGACATGGCCCTGACCCTCGATCCGGCGAGTCCGAGCCGCAGCATGATCGTCATGAGCAGCGGCCCCCTGCCTAACGGGGTTATCCCGGGATTCGTCACCGCCCCGCTGATCGAGCACGAATTCGGCCATGTCTTCGCGCTTCCGCACGCGCCCTATGTCGACGGGGGTGGGCACCGGGCGGAAGTGTGCGACACCTACCGGGAGACCAAGGCCTCCGGCATCGACGGTATGCGTATCGCGCTCGACGGTACGACCGGTTGGCAGAAATCTTCCAGATACGGCAACGCACAGTCTCGCGACTCGATGCGCAATTTGATGTTCCCGTGCGCCTACGATCACCGAAACGAATATTGGATCGATGGCGACCAGTACGACTGGCTGGTGAAGCGGATGCCGGCGATCCTGCGCAAGGCAGCCGCACACACCGGCTCGCTCTCGGCGCTCGACGGGGACCTTTTTCTGTACGGCGGTGCCTCCGCCGCCGATATTTCCAACAGCGTGTTGTTCGATGACAGTGCTGATCGCGATCGCCGCTGGATCATGATCTCCGGCCTCAGCGATGGCACGAAGGCGCAGTTCCTGCCCGCCACCGGCGTTCCTGGGCCGCGGGATCCGCTGTCGGGGGCAGGGCCGTATGAACTGCGCGTGGAGGGTGCCGACGGCGCCCTGTTGGCACGGGCCCCGGTCGGCCCCCTGTCGTCTGAAGAAACCGTCTGGCCCTTCGCGGCCACGCTGGCCCTCTCGGGTGAACCGGCGCGGATTGTCCTGCTGAATGGAACGCAAATCCTGGCCGAAATGCGCGCGTCCGGTGAACTGGTCAGCCCGACTGTCACATCCCATGCGCCTGGCTCCACTTACGCAGCAGGCGATATGCTGGAATGGACGGCCGGATCGAGCCCGGCGGACGCGACGACGTATACCGTCCGATATTCTCCCGATGGAAGGGTGTGGTCGACGCTGGCGCATTTTCTTTTCGAAACGCACTACACGCCCGATCCGCGTACGCTGACGCCGGGCCCGCGCTCCGCCTTCGCTATCATTGCCCACGACGGCGTTTCCGAACGCAGGACGATACTGCCCCTGCAGCTCAGCATCCCGCTGGAACCTCTCACCAGCTGGCCGTCACGGCTCGACATGCCCGTTTCCGAAAGCCCCGCCGGCGCTGCCTTCAACGTTCAGATAGACCCCGCGACGCTGAACGCCGTGAGGCTTGAAACCAGCGGTGCGGATGTTGCGGCGAATGTCTCGCTTAGCCCCTCCGGCACGATACTCTCGATAAAGCCTCGCAGCCCCATCGCGGGCCGGACATACACCGCAGTCGTGGGGACGGAGCTGCGCGCGGTCGACGGACGTGACCTGCAGGAAGAGCTGCGACTGGAATTCGTCGTCGATGCCGTGGCCGAACGCGAGGAACCGTCCCCCTGGACGCCCGATCGTCCCGCGCTGGGGGCGGGCGGTGCGGTCACCGGTCGGCCGGACAGGCAACCGGCCCGGCAGCCTGACCCCAGTCGAGAAATCACCGTCACCGCCGAAGGGGAGATCACGCTCGAAGTCGGAGGCAGCCCCACTGTCCCGGCAACGATCACGCGGTGCGATTTCGACGGCGGCGGCGGCCTCACGGGACTGGGCGTGGTGTTCGAAACGAACCCGGGAAGCCGGCTGGAAATACGGATGCAGCGCGCCGGAGGCTCGATCGCAGCCACGCTTTCGCGCAGCGATGGCTACGACGTGAGCAACCAGGGCAGTCCGGCGGAGGGCTGGTCCATGGACCTTGCGGAAGACGGACAACTCGCGGCCCGGGGTAAAGTGGGCGCGGGCGAGGATGCCGCAGGCTTCCGGCTGGCCGGTGAATGCCCGCAGCAGCCCTGA